The stretch of DNA GTAGAAGACGATTGTATGCACGTAATGGTGGCATTGTAACTCTATCACCTCTATCACCAATACCTTCAACATAACTtgttaatataatatcaattggttttttttttttaacatctgtattttcaacaagatcataaataaaatgtcgATGCTTTAGACGTTTTGCTCTTCCACCAGTTTTATGCAAAGGAACTGGATTTCTTCTTTGCAATACAAATGTATTCTAAATAATtggacaaaaaattaaataaatatttaattgttgatactatttttgtttttttctttttgtaccTATTAATTTCGATTACTTACTCGTGTTTGTTGTGATAATACTTCAAATGGCAACTGTAACAATCTTGTTGCAGTTCTTGATAAAACATTTGTCAACATGTTTACTTGATTCATgatgtttttgtttaataattaactttatttatttatattttaaataattttcaggtAGTTGACAACAGTTgacaaataaacaaagtttAACAATTTGTGCAAATTTGTGTGTTTCGAAGGTTATGTTCaagtttgaataataaattaccgtGGCGTGGCGCTGcaatgagaaaattttttttttttttttcgatgattGTTGATGATTGTTGGTTGGCAAgtctgtaaataaataaaataaataatttcttttccACGCGGCCAAGTAAACGCGTGAGGTATgtcttaaataatttcttcaaataaataattaataattaactttttaataattatatttgcaataattataaattaatatatttaaaaattatttgtattattaaaaaaagttttaaaataattttcattagtgAAATATTAATCTAAATGTTGAATTTGTCATGCTGAGTGTTGGCTAACCTCTAAATAAGAAACATACATactgttgatgattttttttttctaaataactaattaattttttaatttgtgtatTACAGCTGTCAAAATGCCAAAAATTATGAAAGCTGGTAAGGTGGTGCTGGTCCTCAGTGGCCGGTACGCCGGAAGAAAAGCAATTGTCGTTAAAAATTACGATGAAGGTACCACCGAGAGACAATACAGCCATGCTGTTATTGCTGGTATTGACAGATATCCACGTAAAGTTCATAAACGTATGGGCAAAGCAAAGATCCACAAGAGATCAAAGATCAAGCCTTTCCTCAAAGtacgtattaatttattacataaaaaatttaaaacattatttatttatcaatctaTTTTTAACAGGTACTCAATCATGTTCATTTAATGCCAACCAGATACACAGTTGATTTGACAAATGATAAAGTTACTCCAAAAGATTTAAAAGATCCAATGAAGAGAAAAAAGGTCAGATTCCAAACTCGTGTTAAATTTGAAGAACGTTACAAGATGGGAAAGAACAAATGGTTCTTCCAAAAACTCCGTTTCTAAATGAATCTGAAACagttatttaatcatttttacaatcatattgacaacaacaacaacaattgctTGTAaatatgtcatttattttgattatctaACTTGTagatacataaaatattataaataaataatttaaaataaataacaacagctttttttttttgtctgttgatgataatgattgatgagcaattaatttaattgttgtttaacTGCACTTTTGTCTGATCCACTAAAAAATAGACCAggttttttcaattgatactTATTGATTGTTCCAGCTAATTTTTCacagatattttatattactttgcttaaattttataattataaaacacaacaaatatttctagtcatattgtttttaaaatcttcaaattctttttttattatcatttaataaacataataattatacttgatttataaatatataatttagtgACTAATGGTATTTCTACCAAATCTTTGGAATgattcgaaataattttaaaagaacatagaaaaaaaatcactgtAGATCACTGAATCGTGATTCAAAAAAAGCCTGATCAGtgtttaaaagtaaattttcaaaatcattgttatttgTATTTGGTGTATTTGTACAGTCGGCATCATCAGTGtcatcattttcattgtaattttGTGGTCCAGTTGAGGTATATTGAAATGCAGACTGTGATATATCAACTTCAACTGGAAATAATGTTGATTCAGCAAGTATATCTCTTGtttgtgaataatatttaGCAAGTCCAGATGCAAATTTTTGAAGTTGCCAAACAACATCTTGTACATGtttattatctaataattctaatttaacAAGAACATCTGATCTAAGCATTGCAAATTTAATTCTAGCTTCTTGTCGACATCTTAATACTAATCTATATTCATAATTACCAGTTTCAACACGATATAATGGTTCTTGAAGTGTTGCATAACTTTGttcttcatcatcaagttctttaacttttaaacaatatgataaatattcaaattttgcaTCAGCATATTTacttattgttaattttgtatCTGGTATTGCTTTATGAAGATATGTACctaaatcatttaatattggttttaatgtttttaacaTATTAACACctaatttttccatttgtcTATGTTGTTCACCAAATTGTCTAAATGCTTCACTTGCACGTGGTTGTGGTTCACGTACACCAATTGCAGCAAATGTATcaccaaatattttatatatttttgttaaatcaaaaaatgtatataacaTTGATTTTGCATGCATAACAAGacctttataaatattttcagtatGTTGTAATGCAACTAAACGTTGTACTAATGCATCATTACATAAAATAGCACGTGATAAACCAAGTGCATCAGCTGTTGTACTTCCTATACCTTCAACTAAACGATGTTTAACTTTTTTCAATGCAATATCAAGTGTTTTACCTTGTCTTGGATCagcatgtaatttattataattgatacTAACTTGTGTATCACATAATTCAATCATTTTAGCAACTTCAACTTTTGTTTTTCCTTTTACTTGTGCACCATTAATTGCACATAATTCATCACCCGATTGTAGAGTTCCATCTTTAGCAGCTGGTGTATTGTCAAATACTtgaactatatatatacaaggaCAATCTGGTGCACCACCACCAATTGATATACCAACCAAATTATTGTTATCTTTTTGTATAACTACATTGCCAGACGTAATTGTCATACCCCTGTAAATTAAGTACACGTAATATATTAAACTAAAGCATAGCTATCAATGCTTAGATTAATAGGCTCTAATTTTTtgctcaattttaaatttactacaTGCAAttaatagtattttaaatcaacagaAAATGTTTTGTTATGACAagttattttgatgatatattaaaGCATCATATTTCTAcatgataaatcaaattttgacACGCCTTAACACTGTCTTGATCAAtcttgtaaaattataatgctCTAATTTTGTTCAATCATgacacaaaaacaaataaaataacaaataaattgtttaatgacATACTTTTTATCTTCTTCAAAGTAAAACTCATCATCGAAATCCATTTCTACAACTGTTCACTGTTCCTGAAATCAATCTGATTAGTATTCATGAAATagcaatatattattttgaataattacatGCTACTTACTAccaaaaatcaaattaaaataaattaattattaatgttaattaaagTTCATGGAATTGTTATGTTCTTTTTTGCTCAGTTTGTTTTGATTATTTCTCTGTGTTTGTTGTGAATTTCGATTGAGAGAATTCTTGGATTTTAGCAgtcgaaaaaaatttcttctgTCGAAAATGATAAGGAGATAAGAgaccattaaaatttttttgcgcATCGCGCAGTGTCATGCGTTGACAACCGTTAAATTGCGGTAAATTAACTGCAAATTAACTGAGCAGTGTGGTGGAAATGgaccttttttatttactcattttaATTGCGCATGTGTAGATAACAATTATCTTTGTCTTACACACGTGCAACCCTGAACACAGTCGACATAAgtcattgagaaaaaaaaacaaaaaacatttatccCGTGGTATTCACGTTTACTCCGAagtttgttataaataattagtttttcttattattatttattaaaatctgTCAATTGATACaaagttattatttcaaaatatataaatttgcttATTTACTTATGAATAATGGCAGAGAATCTGGGAAAACGTCCATCGAAAAGCATCCTAAAAACATCAAGTAGTTTTGACACCAACGAGACACCAcggttattataaatttttatttttaatttagattttataattagtaacaaaataatataatgaaacttaattaaattttttagaccAAGCAAAGAAACAAAATGGGatgaaatgaatattattgcaACATTGCATCCACCTGAAAAAGATTATGgacatatgaaaattgaagAGCCAAAAACTCCTTATAATTATGAAGGTTTTGATAGTAAACTTGAAGAAGATGTACTTGATTCATCCCTCGTAGctgaaaagtaataaataccttaatatttttgattaattatcaaactgtttattataaaaaaatttctgtatTTTAGATTATCAAAAGGTAAACAaccaaaaatatttgacaGTTCAAGTGACGATGAAGATGAACCAACACCTGAAGAACGAGGTAATAATTGtgatttcattaatttttaaatcacaaaactaattaatatttttattaattatttttttagaaaaaagaaaaagttttgaAGCTAAACGTAAAAGTCATTATCGTGAATGGGATGCTGTACAACGTAGCAAACTTTTAGAAGAAGATTCTGATTCTGATaaaagtgatgatgatgaaaaaaatgaaaattgccaatttaaaaacaatactgATGAAATAGTCAGGAGAGATGCCACAAATGTGATTCGAGATTTAACAACTCCCGAAAATagcaattaaattcatttgaatttatatgattAGGTTTATGTGTTTCgtcatgttaattaatttagtgaGTCAGTTGTATCAAgttcaatataataaacccTTCTGGTTGCTTCCttttaaatactcaattttaattatgaactttgttttttgttgactTTGACAAAAACAATCTGCAAGGTATCAATTATCAACTGATAAAATTTGtagatgatttattaaattgactgATTTAtctttagaaaattattaatttttcgaaataacCACTTGgagttttataataattatcaggGTGTTTTGGACATGCTGGTGCATAGATTAGGCtacttttttgttgatttaaattgtTCATACTAAGCCTGGTAATTATTTCAAGAACAAACTTTGactaaaatcatattttttgattgttaaattatatacgtttatcattttctttttttgtgaTATCGTAATGATTATATTGGGCATGATACATCTGGCTAGacttatgataaattttaaaatagatattatCTTTCACAATATCGTACGCAAAGTCGGTAGTGATTGTGTAAAGTATAATTACTTCCATTTgaagatataatttatttttgatttttgaaagTATCTTAAAAATAAGTTGTATATATAGCatctacaataaatttaaacttgtagTTTAAggattttgttttattattgatttaagtcttgaaataatttaacgtAAAAGAAGTGGGCTTTGAAAAACaccaaatacctctttgcctccCTTATGCTCCCAATAcaaaacttgaataaattataaggGAATTTTCGAAGTAATAAggaaaacataaattaaaggAAGTAAGCCTTATGAAAAACCAATTACCTCTTTGTCTATTCTATGTTtctaatacaaaaaattttttcgaaaactgCCGGacgaaaattcaaatttattaggGGATTATATAATAGAGGAAGTAAgatttataaaacattaaataccTCTTCTGTACCCCTATGTTCCTAATACAAAAATccaattttttcgaaaactgtcagatgaaaattcaaatttaggGAATCATAAAGCGAAGAAAGTAAGccttataaaacaataaatacctcttttcctttcctatgttcctaatacaaatttgtttaaacttcaatttttttcaataaatttacgaAATAATTAGGGAAACATACAGTAAAGGAAGCTTTTTAGAACaataaatacctctttgcttatTCTATGTTCTTAATACAAtacttcaattttttaaataaataatgagtgAATTCCCACTATCTTCAGGAGAACATGAAGCAGAGGAAGTAAGCTTCATCAAATACCAAATACTTCTTCGCTCATCTAATATTCTTAATACGAAACTCAGGTTTAGACCATGTGCTTAAAACATTTGTGCAAGTATTCTgagaatagataaaaaattgccTCATcgaataaaacaagaaaatttgttgattttattaacaacagaGAAAATAATCAGTGATTAAGAAAAACATCCATTTATCACatattatacataatatttaatgaaattatttcacTATCagaatgtataataaatatttattcgagtgtttaaattgatttagatttttaatcattttattgaataatttttacaacatATTGTTGAAAACATTAATTTCGatttattagttaatttatcGCTATTGAGCTTAATTTATCAAGACGatttagattaattatttcatgtaAAATTGGATTCTATTTTGCTCAAGTTGTTCATTATCAACAGTCAATGTATAAACATGTTTAACatgtttacaaaataataaaatattactgcAAATAcactgtttaaataatatttaaatcatgattaattttatatttattctattaatagaaaatgctggttatcaattttacattatttacattaatattaatgtataACACttccaatttttaatttttttgtgacaCGAACAGTGCGTCCAGATTCACTGTCAGATGATTCAGATTCGGAATCATTGTAATTACTCATTGGTGTTAAATCGGATTTTGATACTTCACATGATTCAGCAGCAAAATTACCagttatttttgctttttccAATGTTCGAactatgcaaaaaaaatatcaagtaattGACATATAAATTGTaggaaaattaacaattaatcatACGTACTTTGTGATTCAAGAAGACTGTTTTGACGTTTAAGGTCATCAATGTCCTTTTGATGACAAGAATTTTTTCGCCGCATTTGTTGAATATGGTCAGCagcttttttcaaaatttgtgCACGACTTGCAACTTTTTCACCTTGTAATGCTGGAACTGTATCACGAAGACTTGAAAAACTGTCTTTAATATGATCACGACGTTTTCTTTCTAATGCATTATGATGAGCACGTTTTTCAGcctgaaaacaataaaaataaattgttatatttctGATTTATAACACACATATAATAACCCAAATTTTTAAACACTAATTAACgtatattgtcatttttttcaagacaaatccatcaataacatcattcaatcaaaaatatatttatcaattaataatcaatgcttgaaaaattaattattattaaattatttttaaatttttttcattaattggcGCCATTTTCCAACATCAATGGAGAattactgaaaaaataatatacacaatatctcaataaaattatctgtTTTTTGAAGTACAACtagttcatttttataaaacaacaattcaTCCCACAATTTCCTAGAAAAtacaagttaaataaataaatattaaacatgaaaaaaaaatttattgaattaaaatatttattattgttattattattaaagtaatgtttattattttttcttttgttaatttgcCCTTGAAACACCTTATCACGACtcgatgaataaaaataaatgtaaataaataaaatggtcAAGAAGCTgaagaatattatttgttttcttttaaagaaaatattgtgtattctttgttattgtaatttaattacctGAGAGAAACACTGTGAATTGTTAGATTGTCGTTGGCGTGAATCGGAATCATCTCCTTCCTTAAAATTGAGAAATGTAGAATAA from Aphidius gifuensis isolate YNYX2018 linkage group LG4, ASM1490517v1, whole genome shotgun sequence encodes:
- the LOC122854843 gene encoding 60S ribosomal protein L27-like gives rise to the protein MPKIMKAGKVVLVLSGRYAGRKAIVVKNYDEGTTERQYSHAVIAGIDRYPRKVHKRMGKAKIHKRSKIKPFLKVLNHVHLMPTRYTVDLTNDKVTPKDLKDPMKRKKVRFQTRVKFEERYKMGKNKWFFQKLRF
- the LOC122854840 gene encoding PRKCA-binding protein; its protein translation is MDFDDEFYFEEDKKGMTITSGNVVIQKDNNNLVGISIGGGAPDCPCIYIVQVFDNTPAAKDGTLQSGDELCAINGAQVKGKTKVEVAKMIELCDTQVSINYNKLHADPRQGKTLDIALKKVKHRLVEGIGSTTADALGLSRAILCNDALVQRLVALQHTENIYKGLVMHAKSMLYTFFDLTKIYKIFGDTFAAIGVREPQPRASEAFRQFGEQHRQMEKLGVNMLKTLKPILNDLGTYLHKAIPDTKLTISKYADAKFEYLSYCLKVKELDDEEQSYATLQEPLYRVETGNYEYRLVLRCRQEARIKFAMLRSDVLVKLELLDNKHVQDVVWQLQKFASGLAKYYSQTRDILAESTLFPVEVDISQSAFQYTSTGPQNYNENDDTDDADCTNTPNTNNNDFENLLLNTDQAFFESRFSDLQ
- the LOC122854844 gene encoding protein phosphatase inhibitor 2-like, with amino-acid sequence MAENLGKRPSKSILKTSSSFDTNETPRPSKETKWDEMNIIATLHPPEKDYGHMKIEEPKTPYNYEGFDSKLEEDVLDSSLVAEKLSKGKQPKIFDSSSDDEDEPTPEEREKRKSFEAKRKSHYREWDAVQRSKLLEEDSDSDKSDDDEKNENCQFKNNTDEIVRRDATNVIRDLTTPENSN
- the LOC122854845 gene encoding protein max-like isoform X2 — protein: MSDDDRDIDIESDAEKRAHHNALERKRRDHIKDSFSSLRDTVPALQGEKVASRAQILKKAADHIQQMRRKNSCHQKDIDDLKRQNSLLESQIRTLEKAKITGNFAAESCEVSKSDLTPMSNYNDSESESSDSESGRTVRVTKKLKIGSVIH
- the LOC122854845 gene encoding protein max-like isoform X1, with the protein product MSDDDRDIDIESDEGDDSDSRQRQSNNSQCFSQAEKRAHHNALERKRRDHIKDSFSSLRDTVPALQGEKVASRAQILKKAADHIQQMRRKNSCHQKDIDDLKRQNSLLESQIRTLEKAKITGNFAAESCEVSKSDLTPMSNYNDSESESSDSESGRTVRVTKKLKIGSVIH